TGCTCGACAAGGCCGAGTCCACGCTCCAGAAGGTCCGTGGCGTGATTGACGATGCTGCCTCCAAGGGGGCGGTATCTGTCGAGAAGGGTTCTGCCATGCTTGCCCACGTAGATAGCGTGCTGGCCCAGGTGAAGGCCACCAAGGAAGAACTTGACGCGGTGTCGGCAAGGCTGGACAAGACCGACAATACGGCCGGCCTGGTCGCTACGGGCAAGGGAAAGTTGGTTAAGGAATTAGACAAGATTTCGGTTGACATCGACAAGCTGACTTCCGATATAAAAAAGAGCGGTTTGAAGTTAAATGTGGATATTTTTTAAAAAAAATGTTCCACTTTGTAAAAAAAAAGATATTTTCCGCATATAATGTGTTTAACGGACCCTATGAAAGGAGCGTGCCATGAGTGAAAAGAAACCCGCTAAAATGAGTGATGCCGATCTGAAGTTCTTCGAGGAGATGCTCATCGAGAAACGTCGCCAGCTGGTGACGGCTCAGAGCGATTCTGAAAGGGCAAGTTCGTTCCAGGGCCAGAAGAACCAGGCGGGCGACGGTAGCGATTCCGACAGCGCCGACTCCGCGACGGACTACAATACGCTCGAAACCACGTTCTCGCTCGCGGCCCGCGAAGGCAAGTACCTCGTGTACCTCGAAGAGGCGTTGAAGCGCATTCACGACGGCACGTTTGGCGTGTGCAAGGTCTGCAAGAAGCTTATCCCGAAGGCCCGCCTCATGGCCGTGCCGACTGCCACCAAGTGCGTGAACTGCAAGGAAGAGACGAAGAAGAAGGAACAGGAAAACAACCGTATGGAAATGGCCCGACTCTTCGCCGAAGCGCAGCGCAAGGAGATGCAGAAGAGAGCCGCCGGCCGCTAATGCGAATGCGGCCCGCATTTTTTTCATCGTCACGCCGAAGCCCGCAGGGGCAAGGGCGTCCACTGTCATCCCCGGCTCCGGCCGGGGATCTATGTTTATAGCGGATTTTTGGAAAAAAGCAGACCAAATGGGTGGAAGGCGCACGTTTAGTCTGCTTTTTTATAGTTTGTGTGTAAAGAAAGGCCTCAAAAAAGGCGTTCGGGGAGGCAAAATAGGGCCAGACGGGGGCGAAATAGGAGAAATTGCCTCTTTTGCAGCCCGAATTTGTTTAATTTATCCGTAAAACGGCAGACCAAATCGCACTTTTGATTGCCACAGGTCTGCTAAAATCCAAAAAACGCGTCGGCAAGTGATGCGCGGAAGGCGTGAATGCGGTCGGCGCTTGCCTCGCGGTGCGGGTACGTGAAGTCACTGAGAAGCACGACTGCGGCGCCGGCGATGGGGTCGGCGACGATGCTCGCCCCGGTGAACCCGGTCTTCCCGAACGCATGGGGCGACACGCGCGACCCCATGAACTTGCCCTGGGCAAGTTCCCAGCCGAGGGCTGTGCAGGCGCCGTTCGCAGCACCTGCCGGCGAATCTCCCGCAGTAGAATTGCCCGCCGGCAAAAACTGTGCGGCACCTTCCCGAGTAAACGCGTTCTCGCTTACCATTTTCAATATGCCCGCGGGTGCGACGCGGATCTCGCTCCCGTTCGCGCCGGCTGCAATCCCGTCGTTCATGACCATATGCACGAACTTGAGCAGGTCGGGCACGCAGCTGAACATGCCGGCGCTCCCTACCGGGAAAAGCTTGCGCAATACCCACGCGCTCTCGTCGTGAATCTCCCCGCAAATCTCGCGCCCGCGGAACTCGCATATTTCCGTCGGGGCAATTTCTTCGCGAGGAATCGCATTCCACTCGCGGGTCAGCGGGTCCCAGCCGCTGCGCGTCATGTCGAGCGGCTCGAAGAACCGCTCGCGGCCCTGCTGTTGCAGGTCCTTGCCCGTAAGACGCTGCAGTATAATCCCGAGCAGCACGCTGGCCGGGTTCCCGTAGTTGAAATCCGCTCCGGGCGCCTTTGCAAACTTGTATGTAAATAGGGCGTTCAGGATACCTTCGGGCGGGAGCGTGCGCAAGGTCTTCATCGGCACGCGGTAATCCAGGCTGTGCGTCAGCAGGTGGAATACGCAGATATCCTCGCGGTAGTTTGTCTGCAATTCGGGGATGTAGTCTATTACCCGGTCGTCAAGGTGCAACTTGCCCTCCAGAATGTAGCAGAGGGCGAGTGTCGACGTGGGGCAGACCTTCGTGAGGCTAGCGATGTCGAAAACCGTATCTGCGGGCGTATTGAGCGCGACCGTGCGCGTGGTGCCGTCGGGCAGAATGAATCCCGCGACCGCCTTGTGGAACACCCCGGCGGATTCCCCCTGTGAAAGGAGCCTTTCGATATTGCTTTCGTTGAACGCCATGGCTGGAATTATAGCAAACCCGTGGATGGCCCTGATACTGTTTTGTCCGACAGGCTGCTTTTTGGGGCGATTGGCGACGCTCGTTTTGCTCGTTAAGAACTTATTTTACAAGAAAAAGCGATGCGAGTTTATTATGAAACAGCTTATTACGAAACCGTTTTTTATGTTTGTCCTTTTGGCGGCCGTGCTTAACCTCACCGGTTGCGCCATATTGCTGAACGTTAAGAAAGACACCCAGGACATCATCATCGTAGCGGAAGATGGCGGGGTATACGATTTTTATGTGGATAACAGTATCGTTTGCCGTAATACCGATAGGTGTGTCTATGTCCATAGCAAGGGAACCCCCTGCCAGCATACCTTCGACCTCAAGAGAGGGGATGATATTTACGGCACCTTGTTTTACGGCTATTGGGAAGAAAAGTCGACTTTAGCCAAGATGATGTCCGTATCCAAGCGTGAAGACAACGCATGCCCCGAAGAATGGGAAGGGGAAGCGATACACGTAATCGTGGAAATAGACCCCGATATCGATGGTCGCGAGGATTCTGCTGCCAGATAGTTTTTATTATCTTGTCTTTTATGCAAGAAGAGCAAATCGACATCCTGAACGCCGACGGCACCCCCGCGGGTTATTCCTGCGGGCGCACGCGCGTGCATGCGGAAGGCCTGTGGCACCGCACGGTACATATTTGGGCGTTCAACCGCGAAGGGAAAATTCTTTTCCAGTTGCGGGCCCGCGTGAAGGAAAATAACCCCGGACTTCTGGACACGAGCTGCGCGGGGCATATCTCTGCGGGTGATACCAGCGTGAACGCCGCCGTGCGCGAACTGCGCGAGGAACTGGGCGTGCGAAAAAGTTCGCGCGACCTCGAATATTTATTCGAGGCGACACACGAA
This genomic interval from Fibrobacter sp. UWR3 contains the following:
- a CDS encoding TraR/DksA C4-type zinc finger protein, with the protein product MSEKKPAKMSDADLKFFEEMLIEKRRQLVTAQSDSERASSFQGQKNQAGDGSDSDSADSATDYNTLETTFSLAAREGKYLVYLEEALKRIHDGTFGVCKVCKKLIPKARLMAVPTATKCVNCKEETKKKEQENNRMEMARLFAEAQRKEMQKRAAGR
- a CDS encoding serine hydrolase gives rise to the protein MAFNESNIERLLSQGESAGVFHKAVAGFILPDGTTRTVALNTPADTVFDIASLTKVCPTSTLALCYILEGKLHLDDRVIDYIPELQTNYREDICVFHLLTHSLDYRVPMKTLRTLPPEGILNALFTYKFAKAPGADFNYGNPASVLLGIILQRLTGKDLQQQGRERFFEPLDMTRSGWDPLTREWNAIPREEIAPTEICEFRGREICGEIHDESAWVLRKLFPVGSAGMFSCVPDLLKFVHMVMNDGIAAGANGSEIRVAPAGILKMVSENAFTREGAAQFLPAGNSTAGDSPAGAANGACTALGWELAQGKFMGSRVSPHAFGKTGFTGASIVADPIAGAAVVLLSDFTYPHREASADRIHAFRASLADAFFGF
- a CDS encoding NUDIX domain-containing protein, whose product is MQEEQIDILNADGTPAGYSCGRTRVHAEGLWHRTVHIWAFNREGKILFQLRARVKENNPGLLDTSCAGHISAGDTSVNAAVRELREELGVRKSSRDLEYLFEATHESVLNGGSYLDNEYYDVYRTTLTDEEAASLVPQPGEVDDFVWMTRDEFFAKRKLHPEKFVDHPKDYQWLMENAK